Proteins encoded by one window of Gemmatimonadaceae bacterium:
- a CDS encoding EAL domain-containing response regulator has product MTEILLLDDDPLQLKLLARTLNGLGYKQLLGCSSAAAALTALNSPTRNIGLILLDLNMPGVDGIAFLRLLGERRAEIPVVLVSGEDERLIETAARFGASQNIKILGSVPKPVWPAELRSVLERWETPAPPPPRPKQYPAEEVARAILHGELVPHYQPIVELATGALVGVEALVRWQHPQDGIVMPGQFIAVAEERGLIRDLTRIMIRAGMMQRQQWRDQGLEISVAVNVSMDDLGRADFADYVFSELDRTGLPAKDLVLEVSEQRFAQNPDAALATVSRLRLRRITMSIDDFGTGTSSLAQLRDLPFNEVKVDGSFVHGAGSNAILGAIVNSSLDLAQRIGMRTLAEGVEDSADWVFLRANKCDHAQGYFIGTPMPASELTTWLPSWEKRRRKLFET; this is encoded by the coding sequence GTGACCGAAATCCTGCTCCTCGACGACGATCCACTGCAACTCAAGCTGCTGGCCCGCACGCTCAACGGCCTCGGGTACAAGCAATTGCTGGGGTGCAGTTCCGCCGCGGCGGCGCTGACCGCGCTCAATTCACCGACGCGCAACATCGGGCTCATCCTGCTGGACCTCAACATGCCCGGCGTTGACGGCATCGCGTTTCTCCGGCTGCTGGGCGAGCGACGCGCCGAGATCCCCGTGGTGCTGGTGAGCGGTGAGGATGAGCGACTGATCGAGACGGCGGCGCGCTTCGGCGCCTCGCAGAACATCAAGATCCTCGGCTCGGTCCCGAAGCCGGTCTGGCCCGCTGAACTGCGCTCCGTGCTCGAGCGCTGGGAGACGCCCGCGCCGCCACCGCCGCGGCCGAAGCAGTATCCCGCCGAGGAAGTGGCTCGCGCCATCCTGCATGGCGAACTCGTGCCCCATTATCAGCCCATCGTCGAGCTGGCCACGGGTGCGCTGGTTGGCGTCGAAGCGCTGGTGCGCTGGCAGCACCCGCAGGATGGCATTGTCATGCCGGGCCAGTTCATCGCCGTCGCCGAGGAGCGCGGGCTGATCCGGGACCTCACGCGCATCATGATCCGGGCCGGCATGATGCAGCGCCAGCAGTGGCGCGACCAGGGACTCGAGATCTCGGTCGCCGTCAACGTGTCGATGGACGACCTCGGGCGCGCCGATTTCGCCGACTACGTGTTCAGCGAACTCGATCGCACCGGCCTGCCGGCCAAGGACCTCGTCCTCGAGGTCAGCGAGCAGCGCTTCGCCCAGAACCCCGACGCCGCCCTCGCGACGGTCAGCCGGCTCCGCCTGCGCCGCATCACGATGTCCATCGACGATTTCGGCACGGGCACCTCGTCGCTGGCGCAGCTGCGCGACCTCCCCTTCAACGAGGTCAAGGTCGACGGGTCGTTCGTCCACGGCGCGGGGAGCAACGCGATTCTCGGCGCCATCGTCAACTCGAGTCTCGATCTCGCCCAGCGCATCGGCATGCGCACCCTCGCCGAGGGCGTGGAGGACAGCGCCGACTGGGTCTTCCTGCGCGCCAACAAGTGCGACCACGCGCAGGGGTACTTCATTGGCACCCCGATGCCCGCCTCGGAACTCACGACGTGGCTCCCGTCGTGGGAGAAGCGGCGCCGGAAGCTCTTCGAGACCTGA
- the guaA gene encoding glutamine-hydrolyzing GMP synthase, whose product MKRILILDCGSQFTQLIARRVREAHVYCEIHPPTRSLEWIREWKPAGIILSGGPSSVTDEGAPTFDARILDAAPLLGVCYGMQWIAHTEGGAVVGGGGREYGRAEVQVVEPAGLFAGFAAGERSTVWMSHGDHVEVPPPGYVVTARSDRVIAGFRHETKPVHAVQFHSEVAHTVRGAEIIQNFLFGVCGCTPDWTPGHFIDIEVAKIRALVGSQHVICGLSGGVDSSVAAALVHKAIGDQLTCIFVDTGLLRLHEREQVERTMGRHLGIKLVTVRAEERFLSALAGVGEPEQKRRIIGHTFIDVFEEAAAEAGQGAAFLVQGTLYPDVIESVSAKGGPSATIKTHHNVGGLKPDMVFTLIEPLRELFKDEVRNVGRELGLPEEMVGRHPFPGPGLAIRVLGAVDQESVDTLRQADAIYLEEIRAASLYDKIWQAFAVFLPVRSVGVMGDGRTYENVVALRAVTSTDGMTADWFAFPHEVLGRISSRIINEVRGVNRVVYDISSKPPATIEWE is encoded by the coding sequence GTGAAGCGCATCCTGATCCTCGATTGCGGCTCGCAGTTCACGCAGCTCATCGCGCGGCGCGTGCGCGAGGCGCACGTCTACTGCGAGATCCATCCGCCCACGCGCTCGCTCGAGTGGATCCGCGAGTGGAAGCCGGCCGGCATCATCCTGTCGGGCGGGCCGAGTTCGGTGACCGACGAGGGCGCGCCGACGTTCGACGCGCGCATCCTCGATGCGGCCCCGCTGCTGGGCGTCTGCTACGGCATGCAGTGGATCGCGCACACCGAAGGCGGCGCGGTGGTGGGGGGCGGCGGCCGGGAGTACGGACGCGCCGAGGTGCAGGTCGTCGAGCCGGCCGGGCTGTTCGCGGGCTTCGCGGCGGGTGAACGGTCCACGGTCTGGATGAGCCACGGCGACCACGTGGAAGTTCCGCCGCCGGGATACGTGGTGACGGCGCGTAGCGACCGGGTGATCGCGGGCTTTCGCCATGAGACCAAGCCCGTCCACGCGGTGCAGTTTCACTCGGAGGTGGCGCACACGGTGCGCGGCGCCGAGATCATCCAGAACTTCCTCTTCGGCGTCTGCGGCTGCACCCCCGACTGGACGCCCGGGCATTTCATCGATATCGAAGTCGCCAAGATCCGCGCCCTCGTCGGCAGCCAGCACGTGATCTGCGGCCTCTCCGGCGGCGTGGATTCGTCGGTGGCCGCGGCGCTGGTGCACAAGGCCATCGGCGACCAGCTCACCTGCATCTTCGTCGACACGGGGCTCCTGCGGCTGCACGAGCGCGAGCAGGTGGAACGCACGATGGGGCGGCACCTGGGGATCAAGCTGGTCACCGTGCGCGCGGAGGAACGGTTCCTGTCGGCGCTGGCGGGCGTCGGCGAGCCGGAGCAGAAGCGCCGGATCATCGGGCACACCTTCATCGATGTCTTCGAGGAGGCCGCGGCCGAGGCGGGACAGGGGGCGGCGTTTCTCGTACAGGGGACGCTCTATCCCGACGTCATCGAGTCGGTGAGCGCCAAGGGCGGCCCCAGCGCGACCATCAAGACGCACCACAACGTTGGCGGGCTCAAGCCCGACATGGTCTTCACGCTCATCGAGCCGCTGCGCGAACTGTTCAAGGACGAAGTGCGCAACGTGGGGCGCGAACTCGGCTTGCCCGAGGAGATGGTCGGACGGCACCCGTTCCCCGGGCCGGGCCTCGCCATCCGCGTGCTCGGCGCGGTGGATCAGGAGAGCGTCGACACCCTGCGCCAGGCCGATGCCATCTACCTCGAGGAGATTCGCGCGGCCAGCCTGTACGACAAGATCTGGCAGGCGTTCGCCGTGTTCCTCCCGGTGCGTTCGGTGGGCGTGATGGGCGACGGACGCACGTACGAGAACGTGGTGGCGCTGCGCGCGGTGACCAGCACCGACGGCATGACGGCCGACTGGTTCGCCTTCCCGCACGAGGTGCTGGGCCGGATCTCGAGCCGCATCATCAATGAGGTGCGGGGCGTGAACCGCGTCGTCTACGACATCAGCTCCAAGCCACCCGCGACCATCGAGTGGGAATAG
- a CDS encoding metallophosphoesterase gives MRIGLISDTHDRVPAVSALLQEFQARGVEMVLHAGDFCSPFSLQPFLDNSSPLVGVFGRNDGDREGLRATAAQCLACELFEAPHSTQISDHKILLVHDLADVSERSMMSHALVVHGHEHKQEMKSRGDTLIVNPGEACGWVYGAPCAAIIDLDSKHVEFVKLDGPEWKL, from the coding sequence ATGCGCATCGGTCTCATCAGCGACACCCATGATCGCGTGCCAGCCGTCTCGGCCCTGCTGCAGGAGTTCCAGGCGCGCGGGGTGGAGATGGTGCTGCACGCCGGCGATTTCTGCTCGCCGTTTTCGCTGCAGCCGTTCCTCGACAACTCCTCGCCGTTGGTCGGCGTCTTCGGACGCAACGACGGCGATCGCGAGGGGCTGCGGGCGACGGCGGCGCAGTGCCTGGCCTGCGAACTGTTCGAAGCGCCGCACTCGACGCAGATCAGCGACCACAAGATCCTGCTGGTGCACGACCTGGCCGACGTGAGCGAACGGTCCATGATGTCGCACGCCCTGGTCGTGCACGGTCACGAGCACAAGCAGGAGATGAAGTCGCGCGGGGACACGCTGATCGTGAATCCCGGTGAGGCGTGCGGCTGGGTGTACGGCGCGCCCTGCGCGGCGATCATCGACCTCGACTCGAAGCACGTCGAATTCGTGAAGCTCGACGGACCGGAGTGGAAGCTCTAG
- the lysA gene encoding diaminopimelate decarboxylase, whose translation MGAGVLGRPFPRRDGTLWCDGVPLEAIAAAVGTPAYVYSAAALRERYRALDAALAGIPHRIHYSLKANSSRGLLQVLRAEGCRADVVSRGELMRARRAGFPAEHIIFGGVGKRRDEVRAALEAEILLINVESAAELQIVEEEAKALGVRARIAFRVNPEVHVANAHEFIATGSRGHKFGIPWGDVPAVADQALASSHIELAGLDMHVGSQLTNLEPYRDGVRRLTELARDLQRRGAPLRFFDAGGGLPARYDAEEAPDLARFAEIIVPAVQSLGLELIVEPGRFVVGESAVLLTRVLYRKPSGGTDFVICDAGMSDLLRPSHYDAYHAIEAVRPREGTATVDVVGPICETGDFIARDRLMDDPAPGDLLAVHTVGAYGYVMALTYNTRPRGPEVLVDGTRWAVITRRETLDDLVRLEAETLEWTEG comes from the coding sequence GTGGGCGCGGGCGTACTAGGGCGCCCATTTCCGCGCCGCGACGGGACCCTGTGGTGCGACGGGGTCCCGCTCGAGGCGATCGCCGCCGCGGTCGGGACGCCGGCGTACGTGTACAGCGCCGCGGCGCTGCGGGAACGCTACCGCGCCCTCGATGCGGCGCTGGCCGGCATTCCGCACCGCATCCATTACTCGCTGAAGGCCAACAGCAGTCGCGGGCTCCTGCAGGTGCTGCGCGCCGAAGGGTGCCGCGCCGATGTGGTCTCGCGGGGTGAACTGATGCGCGCCCGGCGCGCCGGCTTTCCCGCGGAGCACATCATCTTCGGCGGGGTCGGCAAGCGGCGCGACGAAGTGCGGGCGGCGCTCGAGGCGGAGATTCTGCTGATCAACGTCGAGTCCGCGGCGGAGCTGCAGATCGTCGAGGAAGAGGCCAAGGCGCTCGGGGTGCGCGCGCGCATCGCCTTCCGCGTGAATCCCGAAGTGCACGTGGCCAACGCGCACGAGTTCATCGCCACGGGATCGCGCGGGCACAAGTTCGGCATTCCGTGGGGCGACGTGCCGGCGGTGGCGGACCAGGCGCTGGCATCGTCGCACATCGAGCTCGCCGGGCTCGACATGCACGTGGGGTCGCAGCTGACCAATCTCGAGCCCTACCGGGATGGCGTGCGCCGGCTCACCGAGCTCGCACGCGACCTGCAGCGCCGCGGGGCGCCGCTGCGCTTCTTCGACGCGGGCGGCGGATTGCCGGCGCGCTACGATGCGGAGGAGGCGCCGGACCTGGCGCGCTTCGCCGAGATCATCGTGCCGGCGGTGCAATCGCTCGGGCTCGAGCTGATTGTCGAGCCTGGCCGGTTCGTCGTCGGCGAGTCGGCGGTGCTGCTCACGCGGGTGCTCTACCGCAAACCGAGCGGCGGCACGGATTTCGTGATCTGCGACGCCGGGATGTCGGACCTGCTGCGGCCGTCGCACTACGATGCGTATCACGCCATCGAGGCGGTGCGGCCGCGCGAGGGCACGGCCACGGTGGACGTGGTCGGCCCCATTTGCGAGACGGGCGATTTCATCGCGCGCGACCGGTTGATGGACGACCCGGCGCCCGGCGATTTGCTGGCGGTCCATACGGTCGGGGCGTACGGTTACGTGATGGCGCTGACGTACAACACGCGTCCGCGGGGCCCGGAGGTGCTGGTGGACGGAACGCGGTGGGCGGTCATCACCCGCCGCGAGACGCTGGATGACCTGGTCCGGCTCGAAGCCGAGACCCTCGAATGGACGGAGGGGTGA
- the proS gene encoding proline--tRNA ligase: MADDKKLTTRAEDFSAWYNEVVLRSELADYSPVKGSMVIRPNGYGIWERMQRALDDMFKATGHQNAYFPLFIPESFMRKEAEHVEGFAPECAVVTHGGGKELEEPLIVRPTSETIIYHMFAKWTQSYRDLPILMNQWCNVVRWEMRTRLFLRTLEFLWQEGHTAHATHDEAEEEARRMLGVYRTFMEEWMAMPVLTGVKSESEKFAGALRTYACEALMQDNKALQAGTSHNLGQNFAKAFELQFQDEKGEMAFAWNTSWGVSTRMVGGLVMTHGDDNGLRVPPRLAPIEIVIVPIWKSDEERAHMCAAAFKVKEELTAWTGRGATDRLRVHVDARDGMRSGAKYYEWELRGVPLRFELGPKDLEKQAVFAARRDTREKQSLSLDGLPAAAAALLERIQHDMFAAALARREANSVRGKISYDEFKALMDGKGGFVFAGWCGDAACEAKVKEETKATIRCMPDAEFRSPVAPATCLCCGKPSQAEAVWARAY, encoded by the coding sequence ATGGCTGACGACAAGAAGCTGACCACCCGCGCGGAGGACTTCAGCGCGTGGTACAACGAAGTGGTGCTGCGCTCCGAGCTCGCCGATTATTCGCCGGTGAAGGGGTCGATGGTGATCCGCCCGAACGGCTACGGCATCTGGGAGCGGATGCAGCGCGCCCTGGACGACATGTTCAAGGCGACGGGACACCAGAACGCCTACTTCCCGCTGTTCATCCCCGAAAGCTTCATGCGGAAGGAGGCGGAGCACGTCGAGGGCTTTGCCCCCGAGTGCGCGGTGGTGACGCACGGCGGCGGCAAGGAGCTGGAAGAGCCGCTGATCGTTCGGCCGACGTCGGAGACGATCATTTACCACATGTTCGCCAAGTGGACACAGTCGTACCGCGACCTGCCCATCCTGATGAACCAGTGGTGCAACGTGGTGCGCTGGGAAATGCGCACGCGGCTGTTCCTGCGCACGCTGGAGTTCCTGTGGCAGGAAGGGCACACGGCGCACGCCACGCACGACGAGGCCGAGGAAGAGGCGCGCCGGATGCTGGGCGTCTATCGCACGTTCATGGAAGAGTGGATGGCGATGCCGGTGCTGACCGGCGTGAAGAGTGAAAGCGAGAAGTTTGCCGGCGCCCTGCGGACCTATGCCTGCGAGGCGCTGATGCAGGACAACAAGGCGCTGCAGGCCGGCACGTCGCACAACCTGGGGCAGAACTTCGCCAAGGCCTTCGAACTACAGTTCCAGGACGAGAAGGGCGAGATGGCATTCGCCTGGAACACGTCGTGGGGGGTGAGCACGCGCATGGTGGGCGGGCTCGTGATGACGCACGGGGACGACAACGGCCTGCGCGTGCCGCCCCGCCTGGCGCCGATCGAGATCGTGATCGTCCCGATCTGGAAGAGCGACGAGGAGCGGGCGCACATGTGCGCCGCCGCGTTCAAGGTGAAGGAAGAGCTGACGGCGTGGACCGGACGCGGCGCCACCGACCGGCTGCGCGTGCACGTGGACGCGCGCGATGGGATGCGGTCGGGCGCAAAGTACTACGAGTGGGAGTTGCGCGGCGTGCCGCTGCGCTTCGAGCTGGGTCCCAAGGACCTGGAGAAGCAGGCCGTCTTTGCCGCCCGGCGCGACACGCGCGAGAAGCAGTCGCTCTCCCTGGATGGCCTGCCCGCCGCGGCCGCCGCGCTGCTCGAGCGCATCCAGCATGACATGTTCGCGGCGGCGCTGGCGCGGCGCGAGGCGAACAGCGTGCGCGGCAAGATCTCGTACGACGAGTTCAAGGCGCTGATGGACGGGAAGGGCGGCTTCGTCTTCGCCGGCTGGTGCGGCGACGCGGCGTGCGAGGCCAAGGTGAAGGAGGAGACCAAGGCCACCATTCGCTGCATGCCCGATGCGGAGTTCCGGAGCCCGGTGGCGCCGGCGACGTGCCTCTGCTGCGGCAAGCCGTCTCAGGCCGAGGCCGTGTGGGCGCGGGCGTACTAG
- the hisS gene encoding histidine--tRNA ligase: MQQKGPLPGFRDFYPEDLARRTAIFRAWRAVARRYAFVEYDGPPLEPLELYTAKSGDEIVGQLYSFEDKGGRAVSLRPEMTPTFARMVAARANALPKPVRWFSVPQLFRYERAQRGRLREHFQLNVDIVGEPSELADAELLCVAIDIMRELGLSPNDVRARVSDRRLLNALLGAIGIAEEQLGAVYGVLDKFERQPHEVSREKLEAAGLVPAQIGRVMALPDIATMDDLDRDFGHVESAKPAIAQFGRYLSHLHALGVEAWVDVDLAIVRGLAYYTGTVFELFDAKGELRAICGGGRYDNLLGQLGGVELPALGFGMGDVVLGELLKAHGLFEDALGDGPDFWVVSTEQSPPALVLRAAATLRRMGYAAEYVLNAEKLRTQKSSAQIKAAERAGAAWLMVVRDETSVEVRPLSRRPGDPSREGAEIQLLDLMDPERGFAALAEAGVPAPRED; encoded by the coding sequence ATGCAACAGAAAGGCCCTCTTCCCGGCTTCCGCGACTTCTACCCTGAAGACCTCGCACGCCGCACGGCGATCTTTCGCGCCTGGCGGGCGGTAGCGCGCCGGTACGCATTCGTCGAATACGACGGACCTCCGCTCGAGCCGCTGGAGCTCTATACGGCCAAGAGCGGCGACGAGATCGTCGGCCAGCTGTACAGCTTCGAGGACAAGGGGGGGCGGGCCGTCTCCCTGCGGCCGGAGATGACGCCGACCTTCGCGCGCATGGTCGCGGCACGCGCCAACGCCCTGCCCAAGCCGGTGCGGTGGTTCTCCGTGCCGCAGCTCTTTCGCTACGAGCGCGCCCAGCGCGGGCGCCTGCGCGAGCATTTCCAGCTGAACGTGGACATCGTCGGCGAGCCCAGCGAGCTGGCGGACGCCGAACTGCTGTGCGTGGCCATCGACATCATGCGCGAACTGGGGCTCAGCCCCAACGACGTGCGTGCCCGGGTGAGCGATCGGCGGCTGCTGAACGCGCTGCTGGGCGCGATCGGCATCGCCGAGGAACAGCTGGGCGCCGTGTACGGCGTGCTCGACAAGTTCGAGCGTCAGCCACACGAGGTCTCGCGGGAGAAACTCGAGGCGGCCGGGCTGGTCCCCGCCCAGATCGGGCGGGTGATGGCGCTGCCCGACATCGCGACGATGGATGATCTCGACCGCGACTTCGGGCACGTCGAATCCGCGAAGCCCGCCATCGCGCAGTTCGGACGCTACCTCTCGCACCTGCACGCGCTGGGGGTCGAGGCGTGGGTGGACGTGGACCTCGCCATCGTGCGCGGTCTCGCGTACTACACGGGCACGGTCTTCGAGCTGTTCGACGCGAAGGGTGAACTGCGCGCCATCTGCGGCGGCGGGCGTTACGACAACCTGCTGGGACAACTCGGCGGCGTGGAACTCCCCGCGCTCGGGTTCGGCATGGGCGATGTGGTGCTCGGCGAACTGCTCAAGGCGCACGGCCTGTTCGAGGACGCGCTGGGCGACGGCCCCGACTTCTGGGTGGTCAGCACCGAGCAGAGCCCGCCGGCGCTGGTCCTGCGGGCCGCCGCCACGCTGCGGCGCATGGGATACGCCGCGGAGTACGTGCTGAACGCGGAGAAGCTGCGGACGCAGAAGTCGTCGGCGCAGATCAAGGCGGCCGAGCGGGCCGGCGCCGCCTGGCTGATGGTGGTGCGCGACGAAACGAGCGTCGAAGTGCGACCGCTGTCGCGCCGGCCGGGCGACCCGTCGCGCGAAGGCGCCGAGATTCAGCTGCTGGACCTGATGGATCCCGAGCGCGGATTCGCTGCGCTCGCCGAGGCGGGGGTTCCCGCTCCGCGTGAAGACTGA
- a CDS encoding folylpolyglutamate synthase/dihydrofolate synthase family protein codes for MANNLKTYHDALDFLYGRTTGKWKLGLDKVQALLTALGDPQDALRALHVAGTNGKGSVCATLDAVLQARGLRVARYTSPHLVDFPERFLVNNAPVASDRIVEWVTRWTPEVERLGATFFEATTAMAFQFFLEDGVDVAVIETGLGGRLDATNVLRPLVAGVTNIQIDHVEYLGATREEIAFEKAGIFKAGVPAIVGEPELGIRDLLVTHARAHGATPVRAVFGESAIEDVSVSAEGTRFTLRHDDTAVRVHTPLVGRHQASNATVALAMLDCLPNDLRPDAATVVRGLKGVSLPGRFQQVGKYVFDVAHNPDGSRVLAQTLAETRMPRPVAAVFSVLSDKDWVAMMGALAPHVDLFVLTNTPTAPASRAWNVTEVMAHARAHGWAAEVVRDFDRALARAAEEGKTVLVTGSFHTVGDAMVRLEVSPTP; via the coding sequence GTGGCGAACAACCTGAAGACGTACCACGACGCGCTCGATTTCCTCTACGGGCGCACGACCGGCAAGTGGAAGCTGGGCCTCGACAAGGTGCAGGCGCTGCTGACGGCGCTGGGCGATCCGCAGGATGCCTTGCGCGCCCTCCACGTGGCCGGCACGAACGGGAAGGGGAGCGTCTGCGCCACGCTCGATGCCGTGCTGCAGGCCCGCGGCCTGCGCGTGGCCCGGTACACGTCGCCGCACCTGGTCGATTTCCCCGAGCGCTTCCTCGTCAACAACGCGCCGGTGGCGAGCGATCGCATCGTGGAGTGGGTAACGCGTTGGACGCCGGAGGTCGAGCGGCTCGGGGCGACCTTCTTTGAGGCGACGACGGCGATGGCGTTCCAGTTCTTCCTCGAGGACGGCGTGGACGTGGCCGTCATCGAGACCGGGCTGGGCGGGCGGCTCGACGCCACCAACGTGCTGCGGCCGCTCGTGGCCGGCGTCACCAACATCCAGATCGACCACGTTGAGTACCTCGGCGCCACGCGCGAAGAGATTGCCTTCGAAAAGGCCGGCATCTTCAAGGCCGGGGTGCCGGCCATCGTCGGCGAGCCCGAACTGGGCATTCGCGACCTGCTGGTGACGCACGCGCGCGCACACGGCGCGACGCCGGTGCGGGCGGTCTTCGGGGAGTCGGCCATCGAGGACGTCTCGGTCTCGGCGGAGGGGACGCGCTTCACCCTGCGCCACGACGATACCGCCGTGCGCGTGCACACCCCGTTGGTGGGCCGGCACCAGGCCTCCAACGCAACGGTTGCGCTCGCCATGCTCGACTGCCTCCCCAACGACCTGCGCCCGGATGCGGCCACGGTCGTGCGCGGCCTGAAGGGTGTGAGCCTGCCGGGGCGATTCCAGCAGGTGGGGAAGTACGTCTTCGACGTGGCGCACAACCCCGACGGCTCGCGGGTGCTCGCGCAGACGCTGGCGGAGACGCGCATGCCCCGGCCGGTCGCCGCCGTCTTCAGCGTGCTGAGCGACAAGGACTGGGTGGCGATGATGGGCGCGCTCGCCCCGCATGTGGACCTCTTCGTCCTCACGAATACGCCCACGGCGCCGGCCAGCCGGGCGTGGAACGTCACCGAGGTGATGGCCCACGCGCGCGCCCACGGCTGGGCCGCGGAGGTGGTGCGCGACTTTGACCGGGCGCTCGCCCGCGCCGCGGAGGAAGGGAAGACCGTGCTGGTCACGGGGAGCTTCCACACGGTGGGTGACGCGATGGTTCGGCTTGAGGTGTCGCCGACGCCATAA
- the accD gene encoding acetyl-CoA carboxylase, carboxyltransferase subunit beta, translating into MAWFRKEKKPREPRRERLEIPPDVWEKCEACGHTDIREKLVRNWHVCPSCDFHRRMRAHEYAALLLDEGSIEEKDVDLRSIDPLQFPDYPARLKKALASAGDTDAILTASGTMEKMPVNLGVMDFAFMGGSMGSVVGEKIARLAQRSLEKKFPLIIVSASGGARMQEGVLSLMQMAKTSAVLSQLHDRAIPYVSILTNPTTGGVSASFAMLGDAILAEPGAVIGFAGPRVIRQTLGQDLPEGFQTAEFLLERGMVDVVVHRHQLKATVGRLLAHMNLKPVASAWEATA; encoded by the coding sequence ATGGCTTGGTTCCGAAAGGAAAAGAAGCCGCGCGAACCGCGGCGTGAGCGGCTGGAAATTCCGCCCGACGTCTGGGAGAAATGCGAGGCGTGTGGGCATACGGACATCCGGGAGAAACTGGTCCGGAACTGGCACGTGTGTCCGTCATGCGACTTTCACCGGCGCATGCGCGCGCACGAGTATGCCGCGCTCCTGCTCGATGAGGGGTCCATCGAGGAGAAGGACGTGGACCTTCGGTCCATCGATCCGCTCCAGTTTCCGGACTATCCGGCGCGCCTGAAGAAGGCGCTGGCTTCGGCGGGGGACACCGACGCCATCCTGACGGCCAGCGGGACCATGGAAAAGATGCCGGTCAACCTGGGCGTCATGGATTTCGCCTTCATGGGGGGATCGATGGGCTCGGTGGTGGGCGAGAAGATCGCCCGGCTGGCCCAACGCTCGCTTGAGAAGAAATTCCCGCTGATCATCGTGTCGGCCTCGGGCGGCGCGCGCATGCAGGAAGGCGTGCTCTCGCTCATGCAGATGGCCAAGACCTCGGCCGTCCTCTCGCAGTTGCACGATCGCGCCATCCCCTACGTGTCCATCCTCACGAACCCGACGACCGGCGGCGTCAGCGCCTCGTTCGCCATGCTGGGCGACGCGATCCTCGCCGAACCCGGCGCCGTGATCGGATTTGCAGGACCGCGCGTCATTCGCCAGACGCTGGGACAGGACCTCCCCGAGGGGTTCCAGACCGCGGAGTTCCTGCTGGAGCGAGGCATGGTGGACGTCGTCGTGCACCGCCATCAGCTCAAGGCGACGGTGGGACGCCTGCTGGCCCACATGAACCTCAAGCCGGTCGCGTCGGCCTGGGAAGCAACGGCCTAG
- the rodA gene encoding rod shape-determining protein RodA: MSPPRRRIADPMLLAIALALSLFGIAMVYSAGQTDVPTAVAKLYRQQIIWCVLGMGAAYAVSRASVRFLDWVTIPAYGVSIFLLFLLLFIGAGAGTAASTKSWLAIGGVRLGQPSELAKIAVVLMLARILAARRTAPRSLIDLWQPGLAVFVPWVLIMRQPDLGTGIVFVGIFFAMLFWAGASWQLLVLVASPVVSLILAFSTGLWGAWFLVLIALVLWYKPYLVEGIAVVLANVVTGVVAPVLWDRLNPYQQKRLLVFLDPSTDPQASGYHVIQSQVAIGSGGWLGKGFTLGTQKRLAFLPAQHTDFIFPVVGEELGFLGVTIALALFLFLLLRSVRIAARSTDPFPSLVAFGLASAWFVHILVNVGMTLNLMPITGIPLPFFSYGGSFMLMCWLSVGMLGRISSEGRGPADMLVI, translated from the coding sequence GTGAGTCCTCCGCGCCGCCGCATCGCGGATCCGATGCTGCTGGCCATCGCCCTCGCGCTGTCGCTCTTCGGCATCGCGATGGTGTACAGCGCGGGGCAGACCGACGTCCCCACCGCGGTGGCGAAGCTCTACCGCCAGCAGATCATCTGGTGTGTCCTGGGCATGGGGGCGGCCTACGCGGTGAGCCGCGCCTCGGTGCGCTTCCTGGACTGGGTGACGATTCCGGCGTACGGCGTCTCGATCTTCCTGCTCTTCCTGCTGCTCTTCATCGGCGCCGGCGCCGGCACGGCGGCGAGCACCAAGAGCTGGCTGGCCATCGGCGGCGTGCGGCTGGGACAGCCCTCCGAGCTGGCGAAGATCGCGGTGGTGCTGATGCTCGCCCGCATCCTCGCGGCGCGGCGCACGGCGCCGCGGTCGCTCATCGATCTCTGGCAGCCGGGACTCGCGGTCTTCGTGCCGTGGGTGCTGATCATGCGGCAGCCCGACCTCGGCACCGGCATCGTCTTCGTGGGAATCTTCTTTGCGATGCTCTTCTGGGCCGGGGCGTCGTGGCAGCTGCTCGTGCTTGTGGCGAGCCCCGTGGTGAGCCTGATCCTCGCATTCAGCACGGGGCTGTGGGGGGCGTGGTTCCTGGTGCTGATCGCGCTGGTGCTCTGGTACAAACCGTACCTCGTGGAAGGAATTGCCGTGGTGCTGGCGAACGTCGTCACGGGCGTGGTGGCGCCGGTGCTGTGGGACCGGCTCAACCCGTACCAGCAGAAGCGACTCCTGGTCTTCCTCGATCCGTCCACCGATCCGCAGGCCTCGGGCTATCATGTGATCCAGTCCCAGGTGGCCATCGGCTCCGGCGGCTGGTTGGGGAAGGGGTTCACGCTGGGCACGCAGAAGCGGCTCGCCTTCCTCCCGGCGCAGCACACCGATTTCATCTTCCCCGTCGTCGGCGAGGAACTGGGCTTCCTGGGCGTGACGATCGCGCTCGCCCTGTTCCTGTTCCTCCTGCTGCGCTCGGTGCGCATCGCGGCACGATCCACCGACCCGTTTCCGAGCCTCGTCGCCTTCGGCCTCGCCTCCGCCTGGTTCGTGCACATTCTCGTGAATGTGGGCATGACCTTGAACCTCATGCCGATCACCGGCATTCCACTGCCGTTCTTCAGTTACGGCGGTTCGTTCATGCTGATGTGCTGGCTGTCGGTGGGAATGCTTGGGCGGATTTCGAGCGAGGGGAGAGGGCCGGCGGATATGCTGGTTATCTGA